A portion of the Drosophila innubila isolate TH190305 chromosome 3L unlocalized genomic scaffold, UK_Dinn_1.0 0_D_3L, whole genome shotgun sequence genome contains these proteins:
- the LOC117788102 gene encoding uncharacterized protein LOC117788102: MAIPFYEDEPATAASSLEPGQIADGDQVDGPAYASDAGYDQVDYEAPSGAATSNSQATSTLEQTAPSTEQQLLAWKMLALAMCKVLKQFYLQQQQKGKSAKLTATVQIQPQAQ; the protein is encoded by the coding sequence ATGGCGATTCCCTTCTACGAAGACGAGCCCGCTACGGCGGCGTCAAGCTTAGAGCCTGGCCAAATTGCCGACGGAGATCAAGTGGATGGTCCCGCTTATGCCAGCGATGCTGGCTACGATCAAGTGGACTACGAGGCGCCATCGGGAGCAGCAACAAGTAACAGTCAAGCAACGTCCACGTTGGAGCAAACGGCGCCTAGCACGGAGCAGCAGTTGTTGGCCTGGAAAATGCTTGCCTTGGCCATGTGTAAGGTCCTCAAGCAGTTCTacctgcagcagcaacagaaaggAAAGTCCGCCAAACTGACGGCCACTGTGCAGATTCAGCCGCAGGCGCAGTAA
- the LOC117789271 gene encoding gamma-glutamylcyclotransferase — MASKFYYFGFGSNMLARRIHIQNPTARRIGAGKLQNYRLDFHGTGSNSWLGAPATIVPMQGAQVFGAIWEIDMCNLKDLDDQEGVSDGIYIPINVPVHSLSSNDEVICRAYHLNNQPETDVHGQASNADVPHCRQPSHTYLKVLVKGAEETGVPGEYVKWLRSLRHNGNNVEAMELKLELSEVKLS, encoded by the exons ATGGCCAGTAAATTCTATTACTTTGGTTTTGGCAGCAACATGTTGGCTCGccgcatacacatacaaaatcCCACTGCCAGGCGCATTGGAGCTGGCAAACTGCag AACTATCGTCTTGACTTTCATGGCACTGGTTCCAATAGTTGGCTCGGAGCACCGGCCACAATTGTTCCCATGCAAGGAGCACAAGTTTTTGGCGCTATTTGGGAGATTGACATGTGCAACCTTAAGGATTTGGATGA CCAGGAGGGCGTTTCCGATGGCATTTATATTCCGATCAATGTGCCCGTCCATTCGCTTAGCAGCAACGATGAAGTCATCTGCCGGGCATATCATCTGAACAATCAACCGGAGACGGATGTCCACGGACAGGCTTCCAATGCGGACGTGCCTCACTGTCGCCAACCCTCTCACACTTACCTCAAGGTGCTCGTCAAGGGAGCCGAAGAGACCGGCGTACCCGGTGAATATGTCAAGTGGCTGAGGAGCCTTAGACATAATGGCAACAATGTCGAGGCTATGGAACTAAAATTGGAACTTTCTGAAGTGAAACTTAGTTAA
- the LOC117789270 gene encoding gamma-glutamylcyclotransferase yields MNILSALTLLITTLAVVIQIYGIDQVKQLPEQHGDKFYYFGFGSNMLAKRIHIQNPTAVIVGPALLENYRLDFAMPSGFWNGAVATVVQDADSQTWGTLWEIDLSNLPDIDNQEAVHLGKYKPVSVQVKLPNNATEIPARLYVITKEPEGNVRDMPPNEVPEDRQPSRTYLQVMVKEAIESSIPECYVKWLKGFKHNNQTVKHLEELLELQSVEL; encoded by the exons ATGAACATATTAAGTGCGTTGACACTTCTTATCACAACATTGGCTGTGGTGATTCAAATATACGGAATAGACCAGGTTAAGCAGCTTCCCGAGCAACACGGAGATAAATTCTATTACTTTGGCTTTGGAAGCAATATGTTGGCCAAACGAATTCATATCCAGAATCCAACTGCAGTGATTGTGGGTCCCGCCTTGTTGGAGAATTACCGCTTGGACTTTGCCATGCCCAGTGGGTTCTGGAATGGGGCAGTGGCCACAGTTGTACAGGATGCGGACAGCCAGACATGGGGCACACTTTGGGAAATCGATCTGTCCAACTTACCGGACATTGACAA CCAGGAAGCGGTTCACCTGGGCAAGTATAAGCCCGTCAGCGTGCAAGTTAAGTTACCCAACAATGCCACAGAGATCCCAGCAAGACTTTACGTGATAACAAAGGAGCCAGAGGGAAATGTACGCGACATGCCGCCTAATGAGGTGCCTGAGGATCGACAGCCCTCAAGGACCTACCTACAGGTTATGGTAAAGGAAGCCATTGAGAGTTCCATTCCCGAGTGTTACGTAAAATGGCTTAAGGGATTTAAACACAACAACCAAACTGTAAAACATTTAGAGGAACTTCTTGAGTTGCAATCTGTAGAATTATAA